The Streptomyces sp. NBC_01591 genome window below encodes:
- a CDS encoding alpha/beta fold hydrolase, translated as MPIADVPSGASIAYDTFGEAADPPVLLVMGFGAQMISWHEDFCHMLAARGRYVIRYDNRDSGLSTKFDAHPVDMTRFIETVSAGEIPAAQAMIPYTLQDMADDGLGLLTAMGITRAHIFGSSMGGMIAQTMAITHPERCLTLTSMMSSTGESEYGQPSPAAQQALFSPKPADRAGYINASEKEAIWASRRYTDIDGIRELAARSYDRAYYPAGTGRQLGAMILGGSRAEALTSLTVPTLVIHGLDDTLIDPRGGKRTAELVPGAELILLADMGHDRPRELWPAIIDAVGAHTTRT; from the coding sequence ATGCCCATCGCCGACGTCCCTTCCGGGGCTTCCATCGCCTACGACACCTTCGGCGAGGCTGCCGATCCGCCCGTCCTGCTGGTCATGGGCTTCGGAGCCCAGATGATCTCCTGGCACGAGGATTTCTGTCACATGCTCGCCGCGCGAGGGCGCTACGTGATCCGCTACGACAACCGCGACAGCGGCCTGTCCACCAAGTTCGACGCCCATCCGGTCGACATGACGCGGTTCATCGAGACAGTGAGCGCCGGCGAAATCCCCGCTGCTCAAGCGATGATCCCCTACACGCTGCAGGACATGGCCGACGACGGCCTGGGCCTGCTCACCGCCATGGGGATCACTCGCGCCCACATTTTCGGCTCGTCGATGGGCGGGATGATCGCTCAGACCATGGCGATCACCCACCCTGAGCGGTGCCTCACCCTGACCTCGATGATGTCCTCCACCGGCGAGTCCGAATACGGACAACCCAGTCCCGCAGCCCAGCAGGCGCTGTTCAGCCCCAAGCCCGCAGACCGTGCCGGATACATCAACGCATCCGAGAAAGAAGCCATCTGGGCGTCCCGGCGTTACACCGATATCGACGGCATCCGAGAACTCGCCGCCCGTAGCTACGACCGCGCGTACTACCCAGCGGGCACAGGCCGTCAGCTCGGAGCGATGATCCTCGGAGGATCGCGCGCCGAAGCACTTACCTCCCTCACCGTCCCGACCCTCGTGATCCACGGCCTCGACGACACCCTCATCGACCCGAGAGGAGGGAAGCGAACAGCCGAACTCGTGCCCGGCGCGGAACTGATCCTGCTCGCCGACATGGGCCACGACCGACCACGAGAACTCTGGCCCGCAATCATCGACGCCGTGGGTGCTCACACGACACGCACATGA
- a CDS encoding DUF6204 family protein, producing MFMPRSSPPAVEPATGYSQQAGEGMVAHAARAQVTGRFDELEQLLRTRLLDKQHEHDLQFAAFTEDGTFTYTPTLTRFTFRCRIEADADTAVEADDLAAVEAEVMAIDYLTSEKIPFKHLRTTTTCLDDVKIKRPHPQGRRDQHHVHED from the coding sequence ATGTTCATGCCGCGATCTTCACCACCGGCAGTAGAGCCCGCCACCGGATATTCGCAGCAGGCCGGCGAAGGGATGGTTGCTCATGCCGCTAGAGCTCAGGTGACAGGCCGGTTCGATGAGCTCGAACAGCTGCTCCGCACACGCCTGCTCGACAAGCAGCACGAACATGACCTGCAGTTCGCGGCCTTCACCGAGGACGGAACCTTCACGTACACACCGACCCTGACCAGATTCACATTCCGCTGTCGCATCGAAGCCGACGCGGACACCGCTGTCGAGGCCGACGACCTCGCCGCAGTGGAGGCCGAAGTCATGGCAATCGACTATCTGACATCCGAGAAGATCCCGTTCAAGCACCTGAGAACCACCACGACCTGCTTGGACGACGTAAAGATCAAACGCCCCCATCCGCAAGGGCGCCGCGACCAACACCACGTTCACGAGGACTGA
- a CDS encoding GNAT family N-acetyltransferase yields MNIFLETDRLVLRAFTEADVDHLFALDNDPDVMRFINGGRPTSREMIQAQTLPRLLHEYPCFGTRGYWAAQEKDTGAFLGWFEFRPLDEHSPALVELGYRLNKAAWGSGYATEGSRALIRKGFMELGVGRVTANTMTVNAGSRRVMEKAGLSFLRNFTGDWPEAIEGSEHGEVEYELTRTKWEQRS; encoded by the coding sequence ATGAACATCTTTCTGGAGACCGATCGGCTCGTGCTGCGCGCGTTCACCGAGGCCGACGTCGACCATCTGTTCGCGCTGGACAACGATCCCGACGTCATGCGCTTCATCAACGGCGGCCGGCCAACGAGCCGCGAGATGATCCAGGCACAGACCTTGCCCAGGCTCCTCCACGAGTACCCGTGCTTCGGGACCCGCGGCTACTGGGCCGCGCAGGAGAAGGACACCGGGGCCTTCCTGGGCTGGTTCGAATTCCGCCCCCTGGACGAACACAGCCCCGCTTTGGTGGAGCTCGGCTACCGGCTGAACAAGGCCGCCTGGGGCAGCGGCTACGCCACCGAGGGATCACGGGCCCTGATCCGCAAGGGATTCATGGAACTCGGGGTGGGTCGGGTGACCGCGAACACCATGACGGTCAACGCGGGATCCCGACGTGTGATGGAGAAGGCGGGCCTGTCCTTTCTCCGCAACTTCACCGGCGACTGGCCGGAGGCGATCGAAGGCTCCGAGCACGGAGAAGTCGAGTACGAACTCACCCGAACCAAGTGGGAGCAACGTTCATAG
- a CDS encoding 2,3-butanediol dehydrogenase, with protein sequence MKAARYFDRGDIRIEDIPEPTVRPGTVGIDVAYCGICGTDLHEYLDGPIFVPPAGHPHPVSGESAPVTLGHEMSGVVYAVGDGVEGLKPGDRVVVEPYILRPDVDTSENNPTYHISPDMNFIGLGGRGGGLAEKVVVERRWVHPVGDVPLDQAALIEPLSVGYHAFQRSGAKAGDFALVGGAGPIGLLTCAVLKAMGVEVAVTELSPLRRQKALDTKVADHVIDPAASDVAEEVRRLTGGKGADVAFEATSVNVVLDTLLDAVKPGGVITVISIWGKPASLDMQKLVLKEVDLRGTIAYVNSHPQTIKLVQEGRIDLAPFITKTIGLDDLVTEGFETLIHHNETAVKILVDPHS encoded by the coding sequence GTGAAGGCTGCACGCTACTTCGACCGCGGTGACATCCGCATCGAGGACATCCCGGAGCCCACTGTCCGACCGGGCACGGTGGGCATCGACGTCGCATACTGCGGGATTTGCGGCACCGACCTACACGAGTACCTCGACGGACCGATCTTCGTCCCGCCGGCCGGCCACCCGCACCCGGTCTCGGGTGAGTCCGCCCCCGTGACGCTTGGCCACGAGATGTCCGGCGTCGTGTACGCGGTGGGTGATGGCGTCGAAGGCCTGAAGCCGGGCGACCGCGTCGTCGTCGAGCCCTACATCCTGCGCCCCGACGTCGACACCAGCGAAAATAACCCGACTTATCACATCTCGCCCGATATGAACTTCATCGGGCTGGGCGGGCGCGGCGGCGGGCTCGCGGAGAAAGTCGTCGTCGAGCGCCGGTGGGTCCACCCGGTCGGAGACGTCCCGCTGGACCAGGCGGCCCTCATCGAGCCGCTGTCGGTTGGGTACCACGCGTTCCAGCGCTCGGGCGCGAAGGCGGGCGACTTCGCCCTCGTCGGCGGCGCCGGCCCCATCGGGCTGCTCACCTGCGCGGTGCTCAAGGCGATGGGCGTCGAGGTCGCGGTCACCGAACTCAGCCCGCTGCGCCGGCAGAAGGCGCTGGACACCAAGGTCGCCGACCACGTCATCGATCCCGCCGCCAGCGACGTTGCCGAGGAGGTCCGGCGTCTCACCGGCGGCAAGGGCGCGGACGTCGCATTCGAGGCCACGTCCGTCAACGTCGTCCTCGACACACTGCTGGACGCCGTTAAGCCGGGCGGCGTCATCACCGTCATCTCAATCTGGGGCAAGCCCGCGTCGCTCGACATGCAGAAGCTCGTCCTCAAGGAGGTCGACCTGCGCGGCACGATCGCCTACGTCAACTCCCACCCGCAAACCATCAAGCTCGTGCAGGAGGGGCGCATCGACCTGGCGCCGTTCATCACCAAGACCATCGGCCTGGACGACCTCGTCACCGAAGGCTTCGAGACCCTAATCCACCACAATGAGACGGCCGTCAAGATCCTCGTAGACCCCCACTCCTGA